In Cotesia glomerata isolate CgM1 unplaced genomic scaffold, MPM_Cglom_v2.3 scaffold_224, whole genome shotgun sequence, one DNA window encodes the following:
- the LOC123274117 gene encoding uncharacterized protein LOC123274117: MKFAIPRIWREPKDHITDCYFCMVNPSKRRRAHDLTRPVPEPPKKLSQKSSSSFSSYKSNSDKEFLPTPEQPKHYLITSEDFNDLIRDLNLPKNKAELLGSRLKQWNLLDDVKITDQRTRHEMFATFFTKEDGLLFL, from the exons ATGAAATTTGCAATACCAAGGATTTGGCGAGAACCAAAAGACCATATTACTGACTGCTACTTTTGTATGGTGAATCCGAGTAAAAGACGTAGAG CTCACGACCTGACACGACCAGTACCTGAgccaccaaaaaaattatcgcaGAAAAGTAGCTCATCTTTTAGTTcttataaaagtaattccgATAAGGAGTTTTTGCCTACACCTGAACAACCAAAACACTATCTCATTACTTCAGAAGATTTTAACGATCTAATTAGAGATTTGAATTTGCCAAAAAATAAAGCAGAGCTTCTAGGCTCTCGGTTAAAACAGTGGAATTTGCTTGATGATGTTAAGATCACGGATCAGCGGACTAGGCATGAAATGTTTGCAACGTTTTTCACGAAGGAAGATGGacttttgtttttgtaa